The Cellulomonas fulva genome includes a window with the following:
- a CDS encoding DNA-3-methyladenine glycosylase family protein, which yields MPYDEPAPQHRGADPAVGRARAVLHRPFDSAAAIAYLVAHAVPGVERVTSPDAAHARVERLARTGSATVRLVVDLAPDEVGITATGPAPVPASWLEEVAARWFGTGDDLDVVAAALDPDPLLRPLLRARPSLRVPGHVDPFEAAAQTVLGQQVSLAAARTFTGRLAAALGTVHDEDLVLFPDPPAVAAVDAEELREALRVTGARARTLVALARACADGLDLRTTHDRAGTRARLLALPGIGPWTADYLALRAAGDRDAFPAGDLVLRKAMGIEDARQAAARAATWSPWRAHAAQHLWTAVAYARLTPAAATSPARPGPASRRSSHRQSQRDDRPSA from the coding sequence GTGCCGTACGACGAGCCCGCCCCCCAGCACCGCGGCGCGGACCCGGCCGTGGGACGTGCACGAGCGGTGCTCCACCGGCCCTTCGACTCGGCCGCGGCGATCGCCTACCTGGTCGCGCACGCCGTCCCGGGCGTCGAGCGCGTGACCTCGCCGGACGCCGCCCACGCGCGGGTCGAGCGGCTGGCGCGCACGGGCTCCGCGACGGTCCGGCTCGTCGTGGACCTCGCGCCCGACGAGGTGGGGATCACGGCGACCGGCCCCGCACCGGTCCCGGCGTCGTGGCTCGAGGAGGTCGCCGCCCGGTGGTTCGGCACCGGTGACGACCTCGACGTCGTCGCCGCGGCGCTCGACCCCGACCCGCTGCTGCGACCGCTGCTGCGCGCGCGCCCGAGCCTGCGGGTCCCCGGACACGTGGACCCGTTCGAGGCCGCGGCGCAGACGGTGCTCGGCCAGCAGGTGTCGCTGGCCGCGGCGCGCACGTTCACGGGCCGGCTCGCCGCCGCGCTGGGCACCGTGCACGACGAGGACCTGGTGCTGTTCCCCGACCCGCCCGCGGTCGCGGCCGTCGACGCCGAGGAGCTGCGCGAGGCGCTGCGCGTGACGGGCGCCCGCGCGCGCACGCTCGTCGCGCTGGCCCGCGCCTGCGCGGACGGGCTGGACCTGCGGACCACGCACGACCGTGCGGGGACGCGGGCGCGGCTGCTCGCCCTCCCGGGCATCGGACCCTGGACGGCCGACTACCTGGCGCTGCGCGCGGCCGGCGACCGGGACGCCTTCCCCGCGGGCGACCTGGTGCTGCGCAAGGCGATGGGCATCGAGGACGCCCGCCAGGCGGCCGCGCGCGCGGCCACCTGGTCGCCGTGGCGCGCCCACGCCGCCCAGCACCTGTGGACCGCGGTGGCCTACGCGCGGCTCACGCCGGCAGCAGCCACTTCTCCAGCTCGACCTGGCCCGGCGTCGCGCCGGTCGTCCCACCGGCAGTCGCAGCGGGACGACCGTCCGTCGGCGTGA
- a CDS encoding mechanosensitive ion channel family protein, which translates to MLRSLFTAPARAASPSVTGASPTPSPGPAAAVEETAREVADVLVPALAVVGGIVVAFVVATLVSAIVRRAARRSTVASDLTRRSRTALRAVLVVIGVWVALLLSTEDAEWRRAVVHLLQILLIVAVAWLVGTLAFVLEDAAVARYRVDVADNRHARRVRTQVQVLRRLTVAVIVVCAIAGVALTFPGARAFGASILASAGLISIVAGLAAQSSLANVFAGIQLAFTDAIRVDDVVVVDAQWGRIEEITLTYVVVHAWDDRRLILPSTFFTTTPFENWTRRAADLLGTVELDLDWQVPVEPMRAELVRLLESTDLWDRRVGILQVTDAVGGVVRVRALASAADAPSLFDLRCHVREGLVGWLQREAPEGLPRNRWETVAAAPPGAPAAPPEPRPTTGALPAPGRWAGPDDTVQVAPTSDSRLFTGSIDAIERSQAFRGPGQDVIDEREQHADDERR; encoded by the coding sequence GTGCTGCGATCCCTCTTCACCGCACCGGCTCGCGCCGCCTCTCCGTCGGTCACCGGTGCGTCCCCCACCCCCTCGCCCGGCCCGGCGGCGGCGGTCGAGGAGACCGCCCGCGAGGTCGCCGACGTCCTGGTGCCGGCGCTCGCCGTCGTCGGCGGGATCGTCGTCGCGTTCGTCGTCGCGACCTTGGTCTCGGCGATCGTCCGACGAGCCGCGCGCCGCTCCACGGTCGCCTCCGACCTCACCCGGCGCTCCCGCACGGCCCTGCGCGCGGTGCTCGTCGTCATCGGCGTGTGGGTCGCGCTGCTGCTGTCGACCGAGGACGCGGAGTGGCGCCGCGCCGTGGTGCACCTGCTGCAGATCCTGCTCATCGTCGCGGTCGCGTGGCTCGTCGGGACGCTCGCGTTCGTGCTCGAGGACGCCGCGGTCGCGCGGTACCGGGTCGACGTCGCCGACAACCGCCACGCCCGCCGCGTGCGCACCCAGGTCCAGGTGCTGCGACGCCTGACCGTCGCGGTGATCGTGGTGTGCGCGATCGCGGGCGTCGCGCTCACCTTCCCCGGGGCGCGGGCGTTCGGCGCGAGCATCCTCGCCTCGGCCGGGCTCATCTCGATCGTCGCGGGCCTCGCCGCGCAGAGCTCGCTCGCCAACGTCTTCGCGGGCATCCAGCTCGCGTTCACCGACGCGATCCGGGTGGACGACGTGGTCGTCGTCGACGCGCAGTGGGGCCGGATCGAGGAGATCACGCTCACCTACGTCGTCGTCCACGCGTGGGACGACCGCCGCCTGATCCTGCCCTCGACCTTCTTCACGACGACGCCGTTCGAGAACTGGACGCGGCGCGCGGCGGACCTGCTCGGCACCGTGGAGCTGGACCTCGACTGGCAGGTGCCGGTCGAGCCGATGCGGGCCGAGCTGGTGCGCCTCCTCGAGTCCACCGACCTGTGGGACCGGCGGGTCGGGATCCTGCAGGTGACCGACGCGGTCGGCGGGGTGGTCCGCGTCCGCGCCCTCGCCTCCGCGGCCGACGCGCCGTCGCTGTTCGACCTGCGCTGCCACGTGCGCGAGGGGCTCGTCGGGTGGCTGCAGCGCGAGGCGCCCGAGGGGCTGCCGCGCAACCGCTGGGAGACCGTCGCCGCTGCCCCGCCCGGGGCACCGGCCGCGCCGCCCGAGCCGCGGCCGACGACCGGTGCCCTGCCGGCACCCGGACGCTGGGCGGGGCCCGACGACACGGTGCAGGTCGCGCCGACCTCGGACTCGCGACTGTTCACCGGGAGCATCGACGCGATCGAGCGCTCGCAGGCGTTCCGCGGTCCCGGCCAGGACGTCATCGACGAGCGTGAGCAGCACGCCGACGACGAGCGCAGGTGA
- a CDS encoding DsbA family protein: protein MSDLPAGTDPYRHVYGAADAPVTVVEFGDLECPHCRAAAPVLRELVDTSAGRVRLVWRHFPLFEVHPHALTAALAAEAFAAHGRFWDLHDAAFAHQDRLGDPDLRRYAAEAGIDPDDVVGDRAQRWATAVEADYLAGLAAHVAGTPTLLVDDEPYTGPVTLTALRLRTAR, encoded by the coding sequence ATGAGCGACCTCCCTGCCGGCACCGATCCCTACCGCCACGTGTACGGCGCCGCCGACGCGCCGGTGACGGTCGTCGAGTTCGGTGACCTCGAGTGCCCGCACTGCCGGGCGGCCGCGCCGGTGCTGCGGGAGCTGGTCGACACCTCGGCCGGGCGCGTGCGCCTGGTGTGGCGCCACTTCCCGCTGTTCGAGGTGCACCCGCACGCGCTCACCGCCGCGCTCGCGGCCGAGGCCTTCGCGGCCCACGGCCGGTTCTGGGACCTGCACGACGCCGCGTTCGCCCACCAGGACCGGCTGGGCGACCCGGACCTGCGCCGCTACGCCGCCGAGGCGGGCATCGACCCCGACGATGTGGTGGGCGACCGGGCCCAGCGCTGGGCAACGGCGGTCGAGGCCGACTACCTCGCCGGCCTGGCCGCCCACGTCGCCGGCACGCCGACCCTGCTGGTCGACGACGAGCCGTACACCGGCCCGGTCACCCTGACGGCGCTCCGCCTCCGCACCGCCCGCTAG
- a CDS encoding SDR family NAD(P)-dependent oxidoreductase: MKTVMVTGAGRGIGRGIAIGLARAGYGVGLVGRTRRHLEDVADEIAQQVSDARLVVADGDLVHADDVRDAVRTVEQALGGIGLLVNNAGVIEHGETDFATDDVEDAWRVVETNVRGPMLVAHAVLPAMLARGEGRLLQINSGSGYTRMSAYTGYGVSKGALARLTTLLDAQYRDRGIRTLDLAPGVVATDMTAAMPVHADRAEWTAIEDVVALVRAFGDGELDALSGRFVRAGSDSAASLVGAAHRIAAADARRLRVPTYGDDDPLT, encoded by the coding sequence ATGAAGACGGTGATGGTGACCGGTGCCGGGCGTGGCATCGGCCGGGGGATCGCGATCGGGCTGGCGCGGGCCGGGTACGGCGTCGGGCTCGTCGGGCGGACGCGGCGGCACCTCGAGGACGTGGCCGACGAGATCGCGCAGCAGGTGTCGGATGCCCGGCTCGTCGTGGCGGACGGGGACCTGGTGCACGCCGACGACGTCCGGGATGCGGTGCGCACCGTGGAGCAGGCGCTCGGCGGGATCGGGCTGCTGGTGAACAACGCCGGCGTCATCGAGCACGGCGAGACGGACTTCGCGACGGACGACGTCGAGGACGCCTGGCGCGTGGTCGAGACGAACGTACGGGGGCCGATGCTCGTGGCGCACGCGGTCCTGCCGGCGATGCTCGCGCGCGGCGAGGGCCGGCTGCTGCAGATCAACTCGGGCTCCGGGTACACCCGGATGTCGGCCTACACCGGCTACGGCGTCAGCAAGGGCGCGCTCGCGCGCCTGACGACGCTGCTCGACGCGCAGTACCGCGACCGCGGCATCCGCACGCTGGACCTCGCGCCCGGTGTGGTCGCCACGGACATGACCGCGGCGATGCCGGTGCACGCCGACCGCGCCGAGTGGACGGCGATCGAGGACGTGGTGGCGCTGGTCCGCGCGTTCGGGGACGGCGAGCTCGACGCGCTCTCGGGCCGGTTCGTCCGGGCCGGCTCGGACTCAGCCGCGTCGCTCGTGGGCGCCGCGCACCGGATCGCCGCCGCGGACGCGCGGCGGCTGCGGGTCCCGACCTACGGGGACGACGACCCGCTCACCTGA
- the nhaA gene encoding Na+/H+ antiporter NhaA, which yields MTGTTSVGPALRVRVPTLSPPVRDFLRTEAGSAMVLLVATVVALVWANSPWADAYDELWHTAAGVHLGSWSLDLSLHAWVNDAAMAVFFAVVGLEISREATRGELRDRRTVAVPALGALGGLLVPVLLYLAITAGTDVGHGWGVVMSTDTAFLVGILALFGPACPDRLRLFLLTLAIVDDIGAITVMAVFYTDQVDLVALAVAGALVVVLLVLRWLRVWRLLPYAVTGVALWLAVHASGVHATLAGVAVGLIVPATVSRREDVEAVRGYARDLVEETTAEREHLAELAARAAVPASDRLQRMLHPWSAFVVVPVFGLANAGVRLDGDALASAFGSRLTWAVLVALVVGNAIGITGAATLAIRLGLGDLPGRVRYGHLLGGAVLAGIGFTISLFIAELAFDDEEHLGQAKIGVLAGSLLAAAIGSLLLRWLGERLPLCSPPQAPPSALPPLPWRAPGTAAASSATPTATATATGADAGADASAGAGDQVSGSSSP from the coding sequence GTGACGGGGACGACGAGCGTCGGACCGGCCCTGCGGGTCCGCGTGCCGACGCTCAGCCCTCCGGTCCGCGACTTCCTGCGGACCGAGGCCGGCTCCGCCATGGTGCTGCTGGTCGCCACCGTGGTCGCGCTCGTCTGGGCGAACTCGCCGTGGGCGGACGCGTACGACGAGCTGTGGCACACCGCCGCCGGCGTGCACCTGGGCTCCTGGTCGCTCGACCTCAGCCTGCACGCGTGGGTCAACGACGCCGCCATGGCGGTCTTCTTCGCCGTCGTCGGGCTCGAGATCAGCCGGGAGGCGACGCGCGGCGAGCTGCGGGACCGGCGCACCGTCGCGGTCCCCGCGCTCGGTGCGCTCGGCGGGCTCCTGGTGCCCGTGCTCCTGTACCTCGCGATCACGGCGGGCACGGACGTCGGGCACGGCTGGGGCGTCGTGATGTCGACGGACACCGCGTTCCTGGTCGGGATCCTGGCGCTGTTCGGCCCGGCCTGCCCGGACCGGCTCCGGCTCTTCCTGCTCACGCTGGCGATCGTCGACGACATCGGTGCGATCACCGTGATGGCCGTCTTCTACACCGACCAGGTGGACCTGGTGGCGCTCGCCGTCGCGGGCGCGCTCGTCGTCGTGCTCCTGGTGCTGCGGTGGCTGCGCGTGTGGCGGCTGCTGCCCTACGCGGTGACCGGGGTGGCGCTGTGGCTCGCGGTGCACGCGTCCGGGGTGCACGCCACGCTGGCCGGCGTCGCCGTGGGGCTGATCGTGCCCGCCACCGTGTCCCGGCGGGAGGACGTCGAGGCGGTGCGGGGGTATGCGCGGGACCTGGTCGAGGAGACCACCGCCGAGCGCGAGCACCTCGCCGAGCTCGCGGCGAGGGCCGCCGTCCCCGCGAGCGACCGGCTGCAGCGCATGCTCCACCCCTGGAGCGCGTTCGTGGTGGTCCCCGTGTTCGGCCTGGCCAATGCGGGGGTGCGGCTCGACGGCGACGCGCTGGCCTCCGCGTTCGGCTCGCGGCTGACCTGGGCGGTGCTCGTCGCGCTCGTCGTCGGCAACGCGATCGGCATCACCGGCGCCGCGACCCTGGCCATCCGCCTGGGCCTCGGCGACCTGCCCGGCCGGGTGCGCTACGGCCACCTCCTGGGCGGCGCGGTGCTCGCCGGGATCGGGTTCACCATCTCGCTGTTCATCGCCGAGCTCGCGTTCGACGACGAGGAGCACCTGGGCCAGGCGAAGATCGGCGTGCTCGCCGGCTCGCTGCTGGCCGCGGCGATCGGCTCGCTGCTCCTGCGCTGGCTCGGCGAGCGGCTCCCCCTGTGCTCTCCCCCGCAGGCGCCGCCGTCGGCCCTCCCGCCCCTGCCCTGGCGCGCGCCCGGCACCGCGGCCGCCTCCAGTGCCACGCCCACTGCCACTGCCACTGCCACCGGTGCCGATGCCGGTGCCGACGCCAGCGCCGGTGCCGGCGATCAGGTGAGCGGGTCGTCGTCCCCGTAG
- the ppk2 gene encoding polyphosphate kinase 2 has translation MAKKGKKRDQHKISNEVYEAELFRLQVELVKVQEWTRATGARIAVIFEGRDAAGKGGTIKRISEYLSPRTARIAALPTPTEREKSEWYYQRYVAHLPAAGEMVLFDRSWYNRAGVERVMGYCTPQEYAQFMRQTPIFEQMLVEDGILLRKYWFSVSDAEQLRRFRSRLSDPLRQWKLSTTDLQSIAKWEDYSRAKDEMMVHTDVPTSPWYVVESDIKKHARLNMIAHLLSTIPYTDVPRDKVVLPERPAPSSGYERPPRELSTYVPDHVAALRGDREKDL, from the coding sequence ATGGCGAAGAAGGGCAAGAAGCGCGATCAGCACAAGATCTCGAACGAGGTCTACGAGGCCGAGCTGTTCCGGCTGCAGGTCGAGCTGGTCAAGGTCCAGGAGTGGACCCGGGCGACCGGTGCGCGGATCGCCGTGATCTTCGAGGGCCGGGACGCCGCGGGCAAGGGCGGCACCATCAAGCGCATCTCGGAGTACCTGTCGCCGCGCACGGCGCGGATCGCCGCCCTGCCGACCCCGACGGAGCGCGAGAAGTCGGAGTGGTACTACCAGCGCTACGTCGCGCACCTGCCCGCCGCGGGCGAGATGGTCCTGTTCGACCGCTCCTGGTACAACCGCGCGGGCGTCGAGCGCGTCATGGGCTACTGCACGCCGCAGGAGTACGCGCAGTTCATGCGCCAGACGCCGATCTTCGAGCAGATGCTCGTCGAGGACGGGATCCTGCTGCGCAAGTACTGGTTCTCCGTCTCGGACGCCGAGCAGCTGCGCCGGTTCCGCTCGCGCCTCTCGGACCCGCTGCGCCAGTGGAAGCTGTCCACCACCGACCTGCAGTCCATCGCGAAGTGGGAGGACTACTCCCGCGCGAAGGACGAGATGATGGTCCACACCGACGTCCCGACGAGCCCGTGGTACGTCGTCGAGAGCGACATCAAGAAGCACGCACGGCTGAACATGATCGCCCACCTGCTGTCGACCATCCCGTACACGGACGTCCCGCGGGACAAGGTGGTGCTCCCCGAGCGCCCCGCGCCCTCGTCGGGCTACGAGCGTCCGCCGCGCGAGCTGTCCACGTACGTGCCGGACCACGTCGCGGCGCTGCGGGGTGACCGCGAGAAGGACCTGTGA
- a CDS encoding TOBE domain-containing protein has protein sequence MTQIRISEAATLLGVSDDTVRRWVDAGSLPASADASGRSVVDGADLAAFAVERAKGPQDPTAGHSSARNRFAGLVTAITADTVMAQVELQCGPFRVVSLMSSEAVRALGLEVGSRASAVVKATTVVVETPAGPR, from the coding sequence ATGACGCAGATCCGGATCAGCGAGGCGGCCACGCTGCTCGGCGTCAGCGACGACACCGTCCGCCGGTGGGTCGACGCGGGCAGCCTCCCGGCCTCGGCCGACGCGTCCGGCCGCTCGGTGGTCGACGGCGCGGACCTGGCGGCGTTCGCGGTCGAGCGCGCCAAGGGTCCCCAGGACCCGACGGCGGGCCACTCGTCCGCGCGCAACCGGTTCGCCGGGCTGGTCACGGCGATCACCGCCGACACCGTGATGGCCCAGGTGGAGCTCCAGTGCGGGCCGTTCCGCGTCGTGTCCCTCATGTCCAGCGAGGCGGTGCGTGCGCTCGGCCTCGAGGTCGGCTCGCGCGCGTCCGCGGTCGTCAAGGCCACGACGGTCGTCGTCGAGACACCCGCGGGACCGCGGTGA
- the modA gene encoding molybdate ABC transporter substrate-binding protein: MTRPSAMTVPRGAAILVVAALAVSACGSSDGPGSTSTTSTTGTTGPAATGATDLRGELTVFAAASLEPALDEVAAAFVAEHPGVTVAPVRYDGSSTLATQLLEGAPADVLATADLTTMESVVDADLTAGDAAVFTTNTLQVVVPAGNPEDVASLADLAALSDEGGKVVLCAPEVPCGAAARTVLGAAGVTVTPASLEQNVTAVLTKVQTGEADAGLVYRTDVLKAGDDVVGVDVPEAAEAVNAYPAVALADAHEPRVAAAFVAFLRTDPAQDALAAHGFVAP; this comes from the coding sequence GTGACCCGCCCGTCCGCGATGACGGTCCCGCGTGGGGCCGCGATCCTCGTCGTCGCCGCGCTCGCGGTGTCCGCCTGCGGCTCGTCGGACGGTCCGGGTTCGACGAGCACGACGAGCACGACGGGCACGACGGGCCCAGCCGCGACGGGGGCCACGGACCTGCGCGGCGAGCTCACGGTCTTCGCCGCCGCCTCGCTCGAGCCGGCACTCGACGAGGTCGCGGCGGCGTTCGTCGCCGAGCACCCGGGGGTCACGGTCGCCCCCGTCCGCTACGACGGCTCCTCGACGCTCGCGACGCAGCTGCTCGAGGGCGCTCCGGCCGACGTGCTGGCGACCGCCGACCTCACGACCATGGAGTCGGTCGTGGACGCCGACCTGACTGCGGGGGACGCGGCGGTCTTCACCACCAACACGCTGCAGGTGGTGGTCCCCGCCGGCAACCCCGAGGACGTCGCCTCGCTGGCGGACCTCGCGGCGCTGTCCGACGAGGGCGGCAAGGTGGTCCTGTGCGCGCCGGAGGTGCCGTGCGGCGCGGCGGCCCGGACGGTCCTCGGCGCGGCCGGCGTCACGGTGACGCCCGCGAGCCTCGAGCAGAATGTGACCGCGGTCCTGACCAAGGTGCAGACCGGCGAGGCGGACGCCGGCCTGGTGTACCGCACCGACGTGCTCAAGGCGGGTGACGACGTCGTGGGCGTGGACGTCCCCGAGGCCGCCGAGGCGGTCAACGCGTACCCCGCGGTGGCCTTGGCCGACGCGCACGAGCCGCGGGTCGCGGCGGCGTTCGTCGCGTTCCTCCGCACCGACCCGGCGCAGGACGCGCTGGCCGCCCACGGCTTCGTCGCACCGTGA
- a CDS encoding ABC transporter permease, translating into MLWVPAALAAGLLVLPVVALVVRADWSTLPADVTSPAARQALALSLGTSVTATVACLVLGVPLALVLARATGWAADLLRALVTLPLVLPPTVGGIALLFLLGRRGLVGQQLDAWFGVTIPFTTAAVVIAQTFVAMPFLVLGLEGALRTAGTRYEAVAASLGAGRWTVLRRITLPLAAPGIVAGTVLCFARALGEFGATALFAGSTPGVTQTMPLAIYSAFNGAGVTQGAAVALSLLLVVAAVAVLLVARAWRPGRVTA; encoded by the coding sequence CTGCTGTGGGTGCCGGCCGCGCTGGCAGCGGGGCTGCTGGTGCTCCCGGTGGTCGCGCTCGTCGTCCGCGCCGACTGGTCCACCCTGCCCGCCGACGTGACGTCGCCGGCCGCGCGCCAGGCGCTCGCGCTCTCGCTCGGCACGTCGGTGACCGCGACGGTGGCGTGCCTGGTCCTGGGCGTGCCGCTCGCCCTGGTGCTCGCGCGGGCGACCGGGTGGGCGGCGGACCTGCTGCGCGCGCTGGTCACGCTGCCGCTGGTGCTGCCGCCCACGGTCGGCGGCATCGCGCTGCTGTTCCTGCTGGGGCGGCGCGGGCTCGTCGGGCAGCAGCTCGACGCCTGGTTCGGTGTGACGATCCCGTTCACCACCGCCGCCGTCGTCATCGCGCAGACGTTCGTCGCCATGCCCTTCCTCGTGCTCGGGCTCGAGGGCGCGCTCCGGACCGCCGGGACGCGCTACGAGGCGGTCGCCGCCTCGCTCGGCGCCGGGCGCTGGACGGTGCTGCGCCGGATCACGCTGCCGCTCGCGGCCCCCGGCATCGTCGCGGGCACCGTGCTGTGCTTCGCACGGGCGCTGGGCGAGTTCGGTGCGACCGCGCTCTTCGCGGGCAGCACCCCCGGCGTCACGCAGACCATGCCCCTGGCGATCTACTCGGCGTTCAACGGCGCCGGGGTCACCCAGGGCGCGGCGGTCGCGCTGTCGCTGCTCCTGGTGGTCGCGGCGGTGGCCGTGCTGCTCGTCGCGCGGGCCTGGCGCCCCGGCCGGGTGACGGCGTGA
- a CDS encoding sulfate/molybdate ABC transporter ATP-binding protein, with protein sequence MRRARGRGRTGGGVRTTSPLHAGPQDAGPLHAGPLHAGPLHAEVRVRRGGFTLAARVRVEPGRVVAVLGANGAGKSTLLATIAGTLRPDAGEVRAGGRLLTDATTHVPVEHRGIGLLGQDTAVFPHLTARENVAFGPRAAGVPARDARRDADAWLEAVGLGGSGQRRPDELSGGQRQRVALARALAAGPAALLLDEPFAQLDVRTAADLRALVRDRVRSTATPTVLVTHDVVDVLALADHVVVLHDGTVVEEGDPVAVLTDPVHAFTASLADLNLLTVSGPDAAGRLRAGLLELTAPAHWVENLPQGGTFSTRTLTFAPADVRVRAGGEGRAAGDGGGEGRGTGAGAGAGAGAGGGEGAGDGGGRDVSWSAVVVDVERGPRGLRVRTSGDVLVDLPAAAARDLDLRPGAPLHLAVPYPALRPRPT encoded by the coding sequence GTGAGGCGCGCGCGGGGCCGCGGGCGGACCGGTGGCGGCGTCCGGACGACGAGTCCGCTGCACGCCGGTCCGCAGGACGCGGGTCCGCTGCACGCGGGTCCGCTGCACGCCGGACCGCTGCACGCGGAGGTGCGGGTGCGCCGGGGCGGGTTCACGCTCGCCGCGCGCGTGCGGGTCGAGCCGGGCCGGGTGGTGGCGGTCCTCGGCGCCAACGGCGCGGGCAAGTCCACGCTGCTCGCGACGATCGCGGGCACGCTGCGACCCGACGCGGGCGAGGTGCGCGCCGGAGGCCGGCTCCTGACGGACGCCACGACGCACGTGCCCGTCGAGCACCGGGGGATCGGGCTGCTCGGCCAGGACACCGCGGTGTTCCCGCATCTCACGGCGCGCGAGAACGTCGCTTTCGGCCCGCGTGCGGCCGGCGTGCCGGCCCGGGACGCGCGCCGGGACGCGGACGCGTGGCTCGAGGCCGTCGGGCTCGGCGGGTCGGGCCAGCGGCGGCCCGACGAGCTGTCCGGCGGGCAACGGCAGCGGGTGGCCCTCGCCCGGGCGCTCGCGGCCGGCCCCGCCGCGCTCCTGCTCGACGAGCCGTTCGCGCAGCTCGACGTCCGCACCGCCGCCGACCTGCGCGCCCTGGTGCGCGATCGGGTCCGCAGCACCGCCACGCCGACCGTGCTCGTCACGCACGACGTCGTGGACGTCCTGGCGCTCGCCGACCACGTCGTCGTGCTCCACGACGGCACGGTGGTCGAGGAGGGCGACCCCGTCGCGGTGCTCACCGACCCGGTCCACGCGTTCACGGCCTCGCTCGCCGACCTCAACCTCCTCACGGTCTCCGGCCCCGACGCCGCCGGCCGACTCCGCGCGGGCCTGCTCGAGCTCACCGCCCCCGCGCACTGGGTGGAGAACCTCCCGCAGGGCGGGACCTTCTCCACCCGCACGCTGACGTTCGCCCCGGCGGACGTCCGGGTCCGCGCGGGGGGCGAGGGCCGTGCGGCCGGGGACGGCGGGGGCGAGGGCCGTGGAACCGGGGCCGGGGCCGGGGCCGGGGCCGGGGCCGGTGGGGGTGAGGGTGCTGGGGACGGTGGAGGCCGGGACGTGAGCTGGTCCGCGGTGGTGGTCGACGTCGAGCGCGGGCCGCGCGGGTTGCGGGTCCGCACCAGCGGCGACGTGCTCGTCGACCTGCCGGCCGCCGCCGCGCGCGACCTCGACCTGCGACCGGGCGCGCCCCTGCACCTCGCCGTCCCGTACCCGGCCCTCCGCCCCCGCCCCACCTGA